A segment of the Onychomys torridus chromosome 16, mOncTor1.1, whole genome shotgun sequence genome:
TCCCTACTCTGGGGTCAGAACACAGAGGCAGCGGCGGCGCTCCAGGGCCTTGGTGGAAGATAGTAGTCACTTTTTCCTGCCTGTTCAATCTGTATCCGTATCTCAAGGCAACGGGAAATCATCACTTTCCAAACGCGGCTAGTCCTAAAATCTCAGAGGAGCCACGGGcggttctttttattttgtatttgcttAAAAGCTCAGGAAGCCCTTGCTGACATTCTTGCTTGGGGGCCCAGAACTTAAACTTAGTCACTGTCCGGAGCCCTTGTTTTAGGAAAGAATGAGATTGCTGTTGCATAACTCAGAattgtgctgggggtgggggcggacCAAGGCAGCCATCCCACTTCTTCCTTGAGACTTCGCTCACCCCTGCCTAGGGCGGAACTATGCCTTGGGATGAGCAGGCACTGCCTTTGGATGGACCCACTGGAGAGGGCCAGCGTAGAGGGACTGAAATTCTCAGGCCAGTCCCTTCCCAAACCCTGTGGACACAGAACAGTCTGAGAAATCCAGAAGACCCAAGGAATGACCAGAGACAGGAGAAAGCTGAGGGAGAGCGAGTGATGGAGGGACAAGGTAGCTTGCAGGGCAGAGCGGAGGATGACGCCCGGTGTGCGGCCAGATGACTGTCCCTGAAAGCATCTAGCATATAATCCACTTCTTTTACCCACACCCTGCAGGCGTTCAGGACCCCCTTTCCCTGAACTTTGCGCTCAGCAGCTCTCAGGCAGTGCTAGGTTTGCTACAATGTACTCAAGGTGATTCATCATCTGACTGCTGCTCCGGCAACCTTTTGAATCATCTTCGCAGACCAGattctctggttttattttgttttctccacagACACAGGCCTGGAGACTTTATTTTGCCCCTTCCCCATTttaccctctctctcctctctctgggtCTACTTCTTGCCCCTTGCCCGTGGTAGGAACGTCTGCCCAGATGCCAATTACGTGTCTTCTAGCGCTTACCGCCCCGCCCCATCACCATCTCTTCTCGGTTCACATTTACCCCCCCCACCAGTCCCCCATCTTCTCATCTGCGGGAGTACCTACTGGTCTTTTGTCTTCCAGTACGTACACGCGTGCTAACTGGATTTTAGGGTTCACTACCCTCCCCTTCGCTCCTCCCTATCCCTTTAGCCAGTCCCTTTAGCCAGATGTACAGCTCCCAAATTCCGGGCGAGATTCCCAGGAACAAagcaagaaggagagaaaaaaaaaaaatcagaacaattTGGGAAGTAAACAGCAgctgaggagaaggagggagggagaagccgAGTGGATCCAGGTGGGTGGCCCTCCAGTCCCTCCAGTTTAGGGTATGCCCctgccctcttcccctcccctttcaCCTGGCTTTTAAGGGCAGACCCGGCCCGCTGCTTCTCAAAGCAGAGGAGCAGCGGCTTGCTGCCTTACACTCTCTGGAAGGAGCGCACTGGGCAAAAACTCTGACCATGACCCGGGACAGGCTGCCCCCTCAGCCGCTGCTGCTGCTAACTCTGTTGCTGGCTGCGGGCTCAGGGTCCGCCTTAACGCGCGGGGTGCAGACCAGCTGTCGCGGGGGCTGCGCGGAGGAGGAAGACGCAGGGTCGCCTGCAGAGGGCTGTGCAGAAGCCGGGGGCTGTCTCAGGAGAGAGGGGCAACCGTGTGGGGTCTACATCCCTAAGTGTGCCCCAGGACTGCAGTGCCAACCGCGAGAGAACGAAGAGACACCTTTGCGGGCGTTGCTGATGGGCCAGGGTCGCTGTCACCGCCCCAGGGTGCCGTCGGGTGAGTTCATGTCCACCCGCCTTCCACCTGCCCACCTCAGATAGGAGAAGTTAGTCTTTCCTGGTAGGAATCTGGATCGACGCAGAAGGGCAGCTtatttgagcttctgagaccggCCTATTGGTTCCTCCCAGGCCTTGAGTGGAACGCGAAGCGGAAAGATCAGGGGAAAATTATGAGGCTGCATGTGGCGAGGGGCACCTGAGAATAAAGGAGGGCGATGTCCAGACTCTCCATTCTCCCTTCCCCCTATTTATTTTCTCCTGAGGGAAAGGGGCCTCTGTAGGAAGAGGATGGAGATTTTAGTTTTAGCTATCCCTCGTACCCACAGGCTCATCTCCATCACTCTAATggctcaggctggagagaggacgTGGGTTCCATTCGGAGGAGGAGGGAACGGAACCTCAGACTCCAGTTCCCCACACTGAGAAATGTCCCCTGCTCCTCTTTTAGTGCCAATGTTGGAAACACCTGATCCCCGAAGTCTAGAAGAAAAGATACTGAGTAGTAACAGACTAGCCCAGGGACAGTGGGCAGGCCCTGGAGGGCCCGGGGAGAGCCAGGTGGGCAAAAGAAGGAATCTGCCAAATCAGGCTTATTATTTAAACCTGGTCAGAACTGTGtgccctccctgccccaccctACTACCCCCAGGGATGAGCACAGGAGACTGAGTCATTGGGTGGGTGGGACCAGAGTGAGTCAGCACCCAAAAGATGGGGGTGAGGAGGCGACTGGACGCTGGAAGGTAGTAAAAGCCCTTGGTTTTTCCATAGAAATCGACGAGAAATGAATTTGGATCCCTGGGCATGGTgctgcatgcttgtaattccagcacttaggaggtggaggcaggaaggtcgtCAGTTCAgcatcatccttggctacaaataTCAGGCCAGCCCAAACtacttaagaccctgtctcaatagtatacacacacacacacacacacacacacacacacacacacacacacacacggtgggaggtgggagggggttGGAGTCCCATTCCTTGGTGTCAGAGCCCAGGTTTCTAGGGCTCCTCTTAGAAGGTGTGTTTTGGTTGGGAAAGGCAGTTTGAAGCATCATTGCAGTTTGGCACCAAATGCAGGGAGTAAGGTCCAAGTCTGAGGAACATGTGGTACCCAGGGAATAAGGGTTAAGAAGACTACAGAGGAAGTGGAGTTTTAAAAAAGTATGAAAGTTTATCTTTTGGCATGTTGCCATACTTTCCCTAGCTGCTTCTAGGCCTGGGACCAGGTGCAACCTGCAGGTTGGAGCCTGCTCCTTTGCAGCCTCCAAGGCATCCTGGTTAAGGGTTGAATCCAGAGGCTCCTGGACCAGAGTTGAACagggacaaagagaaagaggtCTGGATGCAAGGCCCTCAAAGTAACATCTCAGGCCTGGGAGGGGCGGACTGAGTCATTGGAGGGGTCACTACAGGGTCACACATTCCATTGGGTCCCTAttgactccccccaccccaccatccactgttttctctccacctccctggcttggtgtgccctcttctggcccctagTGGAATAAGCAAGTCTTTTCACAGGAAGCCTAAAGGCTGGAAATAACTAATAGTGTGCTCCATGTTCACTCCGAGTTTTTGCTTTCCAAAATGTCCCTTAtaagacttaaaaaaatgttcttggaggctgggcagtggtagctcatgcctttaatcccagcactcgggaagcagaagctggtggatctctgtgagttcgaggccagcctgggctacagagctagatccaggacagctaaggctacacagaaaaaccgtgtgtgtgtgtgtgtgtgtgtgtgtgtgtgtgtgtgtgtgtgtgtgtgtgtgtgtctctcggggtgggggggggggggggggggggggggtagagggaGTGAGAGTAGGGGGAGGCGGTTGCTTTGGGAAATATTATCAGGAGCAGTAACATAACTGttgtaggattttttttatttcacacgtgtgggtgttttgcctgctcaTATGTCCGTTTACCACATGGGTGCCAAAAGGGGGTTTGGATCCCCTGCAGCTAGTCACAGACAGCTGTTTAGAGacaccatgagggtgctgagagttgaactctgacctctggaagagtagccagtgctcttaactgctgagcagtctctctccagcccctgctgagTAGACCAGACCAGTCTTGTGACAGTCCTCTTCCctaagcctcccaagtgctggggttgtaggCACACACCACTATACCCAACAGTGTAATTATTTTTCAGAGGAAGAAACAGCAGCCAGGATAAGGCGAGGAGAAAACCTGTCTACTTTTACTTCCTAAAGCCGCCAGTTGCTCTCATGAGAGATGCACCAGGGCTCCTGTGGAACTGGCCTTTGGCCTTGACTGAGTTCTGCTTTCTTCTCCCATTCTCCTTGTGACCACAGAAGAGACTACAAAGGAAAGCAAGCCTCACGGAGGTGCCTCCCGCCAACGTGATGCAAGCCACAGAGACCGGCAGAAGAACCCAGGGTCCTCCACCACCGCTGTAAGGCCCAATCCAGCGGGTGTTCAAGACACTGAGATGGTTCGTGCAGGGCTGGCAGGGGTTCAGAGGACTGGAGATTCTCACTGGGGACTGCTCCACAGACTTAAGGAAGTCTGGACCAGGCAGCTCCCGGAATTctgagcacccccacccccacccctgttccTTTCCAGGGCCCTTGTCGCAGACACTTGGATTCAGTTCTGCAGCAGCTCCAGACTGAGGTCTTCCGAGGCGGGGCACAGGGGATCTATGTGCCAAATTGTGACCTCAGGGGCTTCTACAGAAAGCAGCAGGTGAGACGAggtcaggaagagagaaagagaacttaCCAAGCTgcaaaaaaaagatacaaaaaggaTATTGGATGTGCTGGGGCATGCTAGGTAGATAGGAGCtcgaccctgtctcagaaacaaaccaaccaggacacacacacaaacttcttCCCCTGCCTCTCAGGATCTTCCAACTTTAAGACCCATAGAGGCATGAAAAGAGTCAGGgagattgtaagttcaaggcctgcctggcttACAAACAGTGAGCCTCTGCCTCACaataaacagtaaaacaaaaagaagtatgatttgaaaggggggggggggagccaacCATTTCAATAGAGGACTTAGAAGTCACCTTTAGGCAGAGGCTGTCAAAGGCAGGGTCCTGGGAATCCTCTGGAGGGGCATGAGCTGGTAGAGCCCAATTGGCATCTTCTAACTCAGCCTTCTGGGGTAGGCTGAGAACACCCATTTCTAACACAAAAGTGATGCAGGTGCTGTTGATTTGGGGACTATTGTTCTGGCCTAGCAGGGTGGGCCCTGTTCACCAGGTGAAGGGACTAAACAATCTCAGATGTTTCTCCTGCTGGAAGCCTTGGGCCTCAGCCTGATCTGTGCCTCTCTCTCCAGTGCCGTTCCTCTCAGGGGAATCGCCGGGGTCCCTGCTGGTGTGTGGATCCGATGGGCCGACCCTTGCCTGTGTCTCCAGATGGCCATGGGAGCTCTCAGTGCTCTGCCAAGAGCACTGGCTAAAGCAGGGCGGGAGCCTCCAGGATACTGTCCAGagcccaggctgtcttctgaACTATGCGTGGGGTGATGAGTAACTCAAGGGCTTTGTGCCCCAAGACCTGCCTTCAGGCCTGTGCCATTGTTCCCTTCACCCTTGGGCCTTTTACATCTAGTTAGAAAAATTGTTGTTGGCTTGGGACACTAATAAAGCTGTGTTGGGGGCTCCTCTGGTCTACGTCTTTGTGTTCATGCTTCCCTTACAGCTCTGGAGCCCCAGGCTCTCTACCATCACCCACAGTACTTCTACCTTCCCAGTAGACCACTGCCAGTCTCTTCTACTGTCCTAGGAATGCAGTAGACTGCCACTGGCATAGGCCTCAAGTCCTCTAGTCTCATCCAGATACCCACCTGGAATTCCCTCGTGGGGACTGACTCACATCATGGCCTGCATGCAAATCAGTACTGCTGCACTTGATCACTGTTGAGATTATGGTGATTGCAGCCTTGTTTCCATTGCTGATCTTTGGACTGATGGAGGTGAAGGATTAATGGTTAATCCCAGCAggaacttgccaaaagggaagtCCCAAAGGGCTCACCTGCCCTACTTCCTACCAAAAAGGAAGAAACGTATTATTCAGACTCTATGTGGTTTACCCaggctacttatttattttggcacTCACCTGATGAGGTAGGGACTTTTTGCCCCATTGTTCCCCcaagaaacttaaaaaatttGGACCACTTTCCTGCAGTTACATAGGTAGGCAATGGCAAAGGGAGGCATGGCCACCCCTGGCACCTCTTAGTGTTGAGTAAGTGTACATCTAACCTTTCTGCTTACGTGGTAACCCAAAGTGTAGAGAAGAACTGACATTCAGGGGCCTTAGGGTACCTCAACGCCACATGAGTTACAAATGCAGCCCCCAGCAAAATATCGTAGCACACATGTAACTACAGTCCTCAATGTGTACCCTCAGAAAGCTGAATACAAGGTGCATGAAGATGTTTCTGGCCCCTCCCTGACCTTCAGCTTTCATGGAGAGAGTCAGGAGGCACCCTGCTACATGATAAGCCTCAGGGAGGCAAAGTCTCCCTGCCACCCAGATTCACATTAGGCACAGATTCACCCCTGAAAGTGAGATAGTGAGCATGAGCCTGGCCGTTGGTTGGGGGCAGAGGGGCTGTGACATGCAGCAGACAGAGCAGAGCCAGGATTTGAGAAGCGCTGCCTTCCGATAACCTATCTAACCCCCAGCCCCCTCCAGAAAGGACTTTAGTCTCTGGAGCTGTCAGCTCTCCGAGTGGGATAAGAGCTCCGTAGGTAGGTTGAGAAGGGAAGAAGACAACAGCTGCCCGCCGCCCACTCCAGACTGCCACCATGGAGCCAAAGGGGTCCCAACTGCGGCGCAGAGAAGGGCTGGGAGAGGAGCAGCAGAAGGGGGTCTGTGGAGAAGGTGAGCTGCCCCACCCCGCACCGGCCTGAGGTGGCTATGTCAGAGTTGACTCTGCTGCCGGGAACTCCTTCCTTGCTGTCCTGGGAAGCCAGAGAAGGCGGGTTTTGCACTGTTCCCCACACTACTAGGACTGGCAATGGAGGAAAGAGATGTTCAGAGCGTGGCCTTGCCTTCGCTAAGGGTGAATGGAGTACTCACCTGTGTTCTGGGTCCCCTGTTTCCAGCAACTGCGTCAGGCTCTTTCTTGCCAATGGCCTCATTTTACCGCACATATCACTCCCCCTTTTAATGACTCTACTCACAATTCTAAATATTGACTGAGAACAGAGGCTGGTGAACACACTGCACATTTTCCAGGTCAAGGTCAGCTGTGACTAGAGCCCTAATTCCTCCCTCTCGGGTGTCCCTTTTGCTTCTTCCTCCTAGGAAACATTAAGACACACAGAACCCCAGACTTGGTGCAATGGACCCGACATATGGAGGTGAGGGGGTCACAGAggatgggctgggctggggttggagctcaactggtagggtgctATCATACATGAACCTATCATAATGAAGACTGGGATGGGTCCTAGCACCACAGAAACCTGATGTGACAGCATacaactataatcccagctcctgggaagcagagacgggaggatcagaagtttggggtcatccttggctacacttccaaaccagcctgggctacctgaaacCCTAggtaaactgggtatggtggtgcacacctttgatcccagcacttgggagacagaggcaggtggatctctgagttggagttcCCGACtaccctggtctatagaacaagttcaaggacagccagggctacacagaaaaaccctgtctcaaaagaaaaaaaaaaaaagttttcaaactCACAGTTTGAATTAAGGTTAACCGGAGGGCAGTGTTGAAGTCTAAATCACCAGTTAttgcttagctttttttttcattaatctctAGTAATAATCAGAGATAAgatctctcttttaaaattagtagtagtagtagtagtagtggtgtatgtgtgtgtgtgtgtccatgtccgtgtgtgtcagtgtgtccgtgtgtccgtgtgtgtgtgtgtgtgtgtgtgtgtgtgtgtgagtgagagagagagagagagagagagagagagagagagagagagagagagagagagagagagagagagagattttcagaagtcagttctctcgaCTGTGAGTTTGGGATCAAAATCAAGTCACAAGGCTTGCACAATAAATGCTCTAAATGTTTTTACcttctgggccatctcaccagccccagttTTTGttataaatactttaaaacatcAGTTAAACTGTCTGGTAACATTGTTCAGATAATGCCAACCTagatcccacccacccccaacttaaaataaataacctGTTAGGTTTGTTTACAtcttataaattaaaaagaaccAGGCTAGcaaggtggtggtagcacatgcttttaatcccaatattcaggaagcagagttcaaggccagcctggtctgtggagtgagttccagggcagccagggctacacagaaaaaaaaaacaaaacaaaacaaaacacaaaaacaaaaaagagagagagaaaataattggACTAGGACAGAGTTGCTTAAAACATCAGTCTTTGGGCAAGCACCAAGAGTCCGCTGGTGAGGTCTTACTGTTGGAGTGGgctacagttcagaggttaggGAGGGAGATGATCTGTCTCAAATTCTGACTCAATGAGTGGCAGCCTCACACCTActgacattcttttcttttcttttcttttttgctttgagATGAGTCACTCACTCAAGATGATCAAAAACTCATCACCCTCCTGCCTCCCGTAGcagcagggattacaggtgtatgctaccataTTCAGCCTCTGCTAAGGCTCTTTGTCCTCACTGCTGCCTCAAAGGTTGGGGAAGCTCTGGGGTCATGCTCTTCCTGGTTCAGAGCAGCTCCGTAAATGCATGTCAAGGGAAGAATGGCTGGCGGGAGGGACAACGGGCTCTAACCCGGCTTTATCCTGTAGGCTGTGAAGACCCAGTTTCTGGAGCAAGCCCAGAGACAGTTGGCAGAGCTGCTGGATCGGGCCATGTGGGAGGCTATGCAAGCTTACCCGCAACAAGTCAGACCTGTTCCCTCCACTGCCCCAGATACCACAAGCGAGTGAGTCTGAGGGTCCCACACAGGTGCCCTTCCAGCCGTATGCCTGCCGCTTGGCCAGCCTTGGCGTGACCCTGGCTTCAGGGTTCCCTCGCTCTCCACAGCACTGGCTTCCAtctttcagctcttgctctgccCCAACCCTGACCTTCTCCTGCTACCTCTACTGCTCTTATTGCCGTCCACAAGGCACTGCCCTCCACCCTCTTTCTTTGGGGCCTAGTTCTGAACACTGTCTCCATTTAGGACCCGGGAATTACCCCATGCGAAACGGAAAGTTTTCATCACCCGAAAGTCACTGCTTGAGTAAGTTGTGGGgaggaaaaaagacaagaaaaggttTAACTAGGGGCCCACAGACATCACAGTTCTCATGCCTGGGCTTCCGTGGTCTGCTGGGAGGGTCTGGAGAGGTCTCTGCCTCTGTGTTATCGAAGGGGACAAATCAGCAGGATAGATGCCCCAGCCACAGGCTTGCCCTCGGCTGGGAGTTCTGGATTCTGGGGCCCCACACCCCTCAGTGTACAGTCCTGAGCTCCCTGCAGGCTACTGAAGACCCTTCCACCCTGACCCTCGGACTCCTTCCTTCCAGTGAGCTGATGGAGGTACAGCATTTCCGAACCATCTACCACATGTTCATCGCAGGTTTATGTGTCTTGATCATCA
Coding sequences within it:
- the Igfbp6 gene encoding insulin-like growth factor-binding protein 6 isoform X1, which codes for MTRDRLPPQPLLLLTLLLAAGSGSALTRGVQTSCRGGCAEEEDAGSPAEGCAEAGGCLRREGQPCGVYIPKCAPGLQCQPRENEETPLRALLMGQGRCHRPRVPSEETTKESKPHGGASRQRDASHRDRQKNPGSSTTAVRPNPAGVQDTEMGPCRRHLDSVLQQLQTEVFRGGAQGIYVPNCDLRGFYRKQQCRSSQGNRRGPCWCVDPMGRPLPVSPDGHGSSQCSAKSTG
- the Igfbp6 gene encoding insulin-like growth factor-binding protein 6 isoform X2, which gives rise to MTRDRLPPQPLLLLTLLLAAGSGSALTRGVQTSCRGGCAEEEDAGSPAEGCAEAGGCLRREGQPCGVYIPKCAPGLQCQPRENEETPLRALLMGQGRCHRPRVPSEETTKESKPHGGASRQRDASHRDRQKNPGSSTTAGPCRRHLDSVLQQLQTEVFRGGAQGIYVPNCDLRGFYRKQQCRSSQGNRRGPCWCVDPMGRPLPVSPDGHGSSQCSAKSTG